A genomic stretch from Actinomycetota bacterium includes:
- a CDS encoding TetR/AcrR family transcriptional regulator produces MAKKRITPRIERGMKTRQAIFDTAISLFAKRGYDKVTVDDICEKVGVTKGAFYNHFKSKDQIILEEFKRMDEHYVKVAEDIAGLESSTEKLRVFHHEAIKLMADLGVTMMKVVYHSQIAPNMRKPYLTEGKRYLYKISSQLIREAQEHGEMRSDLVSEEIAVVLINCFRGQIYHWCLTNGSFDLVGTCDRLFELLLSSLTAVPA; encoded by the coding sequence ATGGCCAAGAAGAGGATCACCCCGAGGATCGAGAGGGGCATGAAGACAAGGCAGGCCATCTTCGATACCGCCATCTCCCTTTTCGCCAAACGGGGTTACGACAAGGTCACCGTCGACGATATCTGCGAGAAGGTCGGGGTGACCAAGGGCGCCTTCTACAACCATTTCAAATCGAAGGACCAGATCATCCTGGAAGAGTTCAAGCGCATGGACGAGCACTACGTCAAGGTCGCCGAGGACATCGCCGGCCTGGAAAGCAGCACCGAGAAGCTGCGCGTCTTCCACCACGAGGCGATAAAGCTCATGGCCGATCTCGGGGTGACCATGATGAAAGTCGTATATCACTCTCAGATCGCGCCGAACATGCGCAAGCCCTACCTTACCGAGGGCAAGCGTTACCTCTACAAGATCTCGAGCCAGCTCATCCGGGAAGCCCAGGAGCACGGGGAGATGCGCAGCGACCTCGTCAGCGAGGAGATAGCGGTCGTCCTCATCAACTGCTTCCGGGGCCAGATCTACCACTGGTGCCTGACCAACGGCTCCTTCGACCTCGTGGGCACCTGCGACCGCCTCTTCGAACTCCTGCTCTCGAGCCTGACCGCCGTTCCGGCCTGA
- a CDS encoding SCP2 sterol-binding domain-containing protein, whose product MPVFKDTDFMYEVLGKLFTKLLENETVSQKFNDENINVQFVINDPDGEIWLLHGADKPELVLGATDAEGDVIMWLAGDDCHNFWLQKLKLPVALAKRKIKAKGPMAKILGMLPLLKPAYEAYPAICEEYGLPT is encoded by the coding sequence ATGCCGGTTTTCAAGGACACTGACTTCATGTACGAGGTCCTGGGCAAGCTCTTCACGAAGCTGCTCGAGAACGAGACCGTGTCCCAGAAGTTCAACGACGAGAACATCAACGTGCAGTTCGTCATCAACGATCCCGATGGAGAGATCTGGCTGCTGCATGGAGCCGACAAACCGGAGCTGGTCCTGGGTGCGACCGATGCCGAAGGAGACGTGATCATGTGGCTGGCCGGCGACGACTGCCACAATTTCTGGCTGCAGAAGCTGAAGCTCCCCGTGGCCCTGGCCAAGCGCAAGATAAAGGCCAAGGGACCCATGGCCAAGATCCTGGGCATGCTCCCCCTCCTCAAGCCTGCTTATGAAGCATACCCGGCCATCTGCGAAGAATACGGCCTGCCCACCTGA
- a CDS encoding DUF2148 domain-containing protein, with protein sequence MERKMREYQERRLESVKLASQLLLASATTSPRVGGIDEISIHVLDDRDAIEDMAIVIEKMADDNPRWDFFRSDAVQVRDSDVVMVMADRRSGHDPMDSNCNLCGHLLCDAWREAERVPDAPSVAFRGPFCLMRSMNMAYALNGAVTLARQLGIDHTIKMSVGAAALRMDLLPYKCGIALGFLASVTEKSPYQDLPKMWAEYNNETLSNRLIGRLFPTFRSIYS encoded by the coding sequence ATGGAAAGAAAGATGAGGGAATACCAGGAGAGGAGGCTCGAGAGCGTCAAGCTGGCATCACAGCTGCTGCTGGCTTCGGCCACGACCTCGCCACGTGTGGGGGGGATCGACGAGATAAGCATCCACGTTCTTGACGACAGGGACGCCATCGAGGACATGGCCATCGTCATCGAGAAGATGGCGGACGACAACCCGCGCTGGGACTTCTTCCGCTCCGACGCGGTACAGGTACGCGATTCTGACGTGGTCATGGTCATGGCCGACCGGCGCTCCGGCCACGACCCCATGGACTCCAACTGCAACCTGTGCGGGCACCTGCTCTGCGACGCCTGGCGGGAGGCGGAAAGGGTGCCGGACGCTCCATCGGTGGCCTTCCGTGGGCCCTTCTGCCTCATGCGCTCGATGAACATGGCCTACGCGCTCAACGGTGCGGTGACCCTGGCGCGCCAGTTGGGCATCGACCACACCATCAAGATGTCGGTGGGCGCGGCGGCGCTGCGCATGGACCTGCTGCCCTACAAGTGCGGCATCGCCCTGGGCTTCCTGGCCTCGGTAACGGAGAAGAGCCCCTACCAGGACCTCCCGAAGATGTGGGCCGAGTACAACAACGAGACCCTGTCCAACCGGCTCATCGGGAGGCTCTTCCCGACGTTCCGGTCCATCTATTCCTGA
- a CDS encoding DUF2148 domain-containing protein, with product MSIISGDELLKGGMDHAVELMAVAANTVLKFGPTRLKMSAIGPEEFEELSGYCEGVAEVSPLFNRDGRSFKDMAKEDTRALLIGARRKSVYNFDCGACGFATCKELNKAEEVESFINGPCCHFAIYDAHMAANAAAAVAHYMGLHCRVFITIGVSAHACEFLEDVDFAVGVGVSYQSKNPFFDRHKYWTDEEWAQKFAEEFPSFSRGFIGAEE from the coding sequence ATGTCTATCATCAGCGGAGACGAACTCCTCAAGGGAGGCATGGACCACGCGGTGGAGCTCATGGCCGTCGCCGCCAATACTGTCCTGAAGTTCGGCCCCACCAGGCTGAAGATGTCCGCGATAGGCCCCGAGGAGTTCGAGGAGCTTTCCGGCTACTGCGAGGGGGTGGCCGAGGTCTCCCCCCTCTTCAACCGCGACGGCAGGAGCTTCAAGGACATGGCCAAGGAGGATACCCGTGCCCTTCTCATCGGCGCCCGGCGCAAGTCCGTTTATAACTTCGACTGCGGCGCCTGTGGCTTCGCAACCTGCAAGGAGCTGAACAAGGCGGAGGAGGTGGAGTCGTTCATCAACGGGCCCTGCTGCCACTTCGCCATCTACGACGCGCACATGGCCGCCAATGCCGCCGCCGCGGTGGCCCATTACATGGGGCTGCACTGCCGCGTGTTCATCACCATCGGGGTCTCGGCGCACGCCTGCGAGTTCCTGGAGGACGTGGACTTCGCGGTGGGCGTAGGCGTTAGCTATCAATCGAAGAACCCGTTCTTCGACCGCCACAAGTACTGGACGGACGAGGAGTGGGCACAGAAGTTCGCCGAGGAGTTCCCCTCCTTCTCCCGCGGTTTCATAGGCGCTGAGGAGTAG
- a CDS encoding AMP-binding protein produces the protein MSEKNPALMSNMIEMRLEENPDKVGLIFENGGLYPDEPLTYREIAASTFKMAQAYKDFGFSKGDAVATLMRNHPESVFTTGAATLLGMVAVPIDPRTKGDKLGYMLKDSKARAVITTADLLPEVEAVAKDIPGIERIWLNLKPDADPALADRYSTVNEILAGPDIFEIEGRIDDVNLPMAIIYTSGVTGDPKGVVIKSTRTAMFAQLAPTLIWKYTPETVIYTGLSLTHGNALAISLLPALAMGILGVISQKFTKSRIWDICRKYGCTTFSLLGGMMAGIYNEPPRPDDADNPVEVVISAGTPAPIWEPFEKRFGVKILEWYGAVEGGFAYKPIGVGPIGSFGKPLEGLQEAIVVDENDNEVPPGVTGELLMRAVNVKPEVEYYGRKKDSEAKTRGGWLRTGDMVHKDEEGWLFFDYRKEGGGLRRAGDFIIPTYVESIIGQHPDVSEVCVYGIPAASGAPGESDLVAAVAPFAGKSVDPASVFQAAMNGLEPNSVPSYLQVVDEVPKSASEKFLDRILRDQFSPDADNVYKLEDYKE, from the coding sequence ATGAGCGAGAAGAACCCGGCCCTGATGTCCAACATGATCGAGATGAGGCTGGAGGAGAACCCCGACAAGGTGGGGCTGATCTTCGAGAACGGCGGCCTGTATCCCGACGAACCGCTCACCTACAGGGAGATCGCAGCCAGCACCTTTAAGATGGCCCAGGCATACAAGGACTTCGGCTTCTCCAAGGGCGACGCCGTGGCCACCCTGATGCGCAACCATCCGGAGTCGGTCTTCACCACGGGCGCCGCCACCCTGCTGGGGATGGTGGCCGTGCCCATCGATCCCCGGACCAAGGGAGACAAGCTCGGGTACATGCTGAAGGACAGCAAGGCCAGGGCGGTGATAACCACCGCCGATCTCCTGCCCGAGGTGGAGGCGGTCGCGAAGGACATCCCGGGCATCGAAAGGATCTGGCTCAACCTCAAGCCGGATGCCGACCCCGCCCTGGCCGACAGATACTCTACCGTCAACGAGATTCTGGCCGGGCCGGATATCTTCGAGATCGAGGGCCGGATTGACGATGTCAACCTGCCAATGGCCATTATCTACACGTCGGGAGTCACCGGCGACCCCAAAGGGGTGGTGATCAAATCCACCCGTACCGCGATGTTCGCCCAGCTCGCTCCCACGCTGATCTGGAAATACACCCCGGAGACGGTCATCTACACCGGCCTTTCCCTGACCCACGGCAACGCCCTGGCCATCAGCCTGCTGCCAGCTCTGGCCATGGGGATACTCGGTGTGATCAGCCAGAAGTTCACCAAGAGCCGCATCTGGGACATCTGCCGCAAATATGGCTGTACCACCTTCTCGCTGCTGGGAGGGATGATGGCGGGCATCTACAACGAGCCCCCCAGGCCCGATGACGCCGACAACCCGGTGGAGGTGGTGATCAGCGCCGGTACCCCCGCGCCCATCTGGGAGCCCTTCGAGAAGAGGTTCGGGGTGAAGATCCTGGAGTGGTACGGGGCGGTGGAGGGCGGTTTCGCCTACAAACCCATCGGCGTGGGGCCCATCGGCTCCTTCGGCAAGCCCCTGGAGGGGTTGCAGGAAGCCATCGTCGTGGATGAGAACGACAACGAAGTGCCCCCGGGGGTCACCGGCGAGCTGCTTATGCGCGCCGTCAACGTCAAGCCCGAGGTGGAATACTACGGCAGGAAGAAGGACTCGGAGGCGAAGACGCGCGGGGGATGGCTGCGCACCGGCGATATGGTCCACAAGGACGAGGAGGGATGGCTCTTCTTCGACTACCGAAAGGAGGGCGGCGGCCTGCGGCGGGCGGGGGACTTCATCATCCCCACCTACGTGGAGTCCATCATAGGGCAGCATCCCGACGTCTCCGAGGTCTGCGTCTACGGCATCCCGGCGGCCTCGGGTGCGCCGGGCGAGAGCGACCTGGTCGCGGCGGTCGCGCCATTCGCTGGAAAAAGCGTCGACCCGGCTTCCGTGTTTCAGGCGGCGATGAATGGTTTGGAACCAAACTCCGTGCCCAGCTACCTGCAGGTGGTCGACGAGGTCCCCAAGAGCGCTTCCGAGAAATTCCTGGACCGCATCTTGAGGGACCAGTTCTCGCCGGACGCGGATAACGTATACAAACTCGAGGACTATAAAGAGTAA
- a CDS encoding acyl-CoA dehydrogenase family protein — protein MDLNMGLTKVQKMNRDMVHTFAAEVLRPASLELDKLDPEDVIARESIFWDVYKKGYKIGMHKILLPEIYGGGGFSPIEVHMLFEEISWGSIDFMIAFGVACFPAFIASMVPTEFLIDNIIVPFCEDEEARIIGCWAITEPDHGSDTLGPYTEQFSEPEIARTACRATLDGDDYVISGTKAAWVSCGTIATHACAYLTIEPEMGMAGGGICIIPLDLPGVSKGKPWNKLGQRALNQGEIYFDNVRVPREYMIVDEESYEAILDITLSTANASMGAFFTGVARAAYEEALAYCKERVQGGKKLIEHQLVRYKLFHMFKQVEACRAFSRAVMEFNFNTNPPFTQYSIASKVFCTQAAFEVANDAVQLCGGYGLSKESTIEKLFRDARAGLIEDGSNDYLALVAGEAIVNE, from the coding sequence ATGGACCTGAACATGGGCCTCACCAAGGTGCAGAAGATGAACCGGGACATGGTCCACACCTTCGCCGCCGAGGTGCTGCGCCCCGCCAGCCTGGAGCTGGACAAGCTGGACCCCGAGGACGTCATCGCAAGGGAGTCCATCTTCTGGGATGTCTACAAGAAGGGCTACAAGATCGGCATGCACAAGATCCTGCTGCCGGAGATCTACGGCGGAGGGGGCTTCTCGCCCATCGAGGTGCACATGCTCTTCGAGGAGATATCCTGGGGGAGTATCGACTTCATGATCGCCTTCGGGGTGGCCTGCTTCCCGGCCTTTATCGCCAGCATGGTGCCCACAGAGTTCCTCATCGACAACATCATCGTCCCCTTTTGCGAGGATGAGGAAGCCAGGATCATCGGCTGCTGGGCCATCACCGAGCCCGACCATGGCTCCGATACCCTGGGGCCGTACACGGAGCAGTTCTCGGAGCCGGAGATCGCCAGGACCGCCTGCCGGGCCACCCTGGACGGGGACGACTACGTCATCAGCGGCACCAAGGCGGCCTGGGTGTCCTGCGGCACCATCGCCACCCATGCCTGCGCCTATCTGACCATCGAACCCGAGATGGGCATGGCCGGCGGCGGCATCTGTATCATCCCCCTGGACCTGCCCGGTGTCAGCAAAGGCAAGCCCTGGAACAAGCTGGGGCAGCGAGCCCTTAACCAGGGCGAGATCTATTTCGACAACGTCAGAGTGCCCAGGGAGTACATGATCGTCGACGAGGAGAGCTACGAAGCCATCCTGGACATAACCCTCTCCACCGCAAATGCCAGCATGGGGGCCTTCTTCACCGGCGTGGCGCGGGCTGCTTACGAGGAGGCCCTGGCCTACTGCAAGGAACGGGTGCAGGGGGGCAAGAAGCTCATCGAGCACCAGTTGGTGCGCTACAAGCTCTTCCACATGTTCAAGCAGGTGGAGGCCTGCCGCGCCTTCTCGCGTGCGGTGATGGAGTTCAACTTCAACACCAACCCGCCCTTCACCCAGTACTCCATCGCCTCCAAGGTCTTCTGTACCCAGGCGGCTTTCGAGGTGGCCAACGACGCGGTGCAACTTTGCGGCGGGTACGGGCTCTCCAAGGAGTCGACAATCGAGAAGCTGTTCAGGGACGCGCGGGCAGGGCTCATCGAGGACGGCTCCAACGACTACCTGGCCCTGGTGGCGGGAGAGGCCATCGTTAACGAATAA
- a CDS encoding AI-2E family transporter — protein sequence MLWRWGVKSWLFLGIVGALVVFGLAYSKTHQVVIPLVIAVIIGILLEPAVDFMTRHHVPRWLATLIMMVVILAVVSGVLAVIVYGISTQAASIGDQVEEGVNKIQDWMDELKVSGGFAQWAQEQIEKAWPSITSGIAREISGSVHGLTSFLIGAFIGFFILMFILADDGTIRKWVAGNLGVPRSTGEMIMSEVYASIRGYFKGTTIIATVDTVLVVVASLILRLPLVGAIALVTFVTCFIPSFGGYIGGAFAVIIALASQGLTAGIIMLVLVILIHTVMQNPVQAIAYGKTLQLHPLVALLVTLLGAVFAGIFGAILAVPITAVFLKVSRELKRVHEEERGGPPCDDLLATAEEESP from the coding sequence ATGCTCTGGCGCTGGGGCGTCAAGAGCTGGCTCTTTCTGGGTATCGTCGGCGCGCTCGTCGTCTTCGGCCTAGCCTACTCCAAGACCCACCAGGTGGTCATCCCGTTGGTGATCGCGGTTATCATCGGCATCCTCCTGGAACCCGCCGTCGACTTCATGACCCGCCACCACGTCCCGAGATGGCTGGCGACCCTGATCATGATGGTGGTCATCCTTGCCGTAGTATCCGGCGTACTGGCGGTGATCGTCTACGGAATCTCCACCCAGGCAGCCTCCATCGGCGATCAGGTCGAAGAGGGCGTGAACAAGATCCAGGACTGGATGGATGAGCTCAAGGTTAGCGGGGGTTTCGCCCAGTGGGCGCAGGAACAGATCGAGAAGGCCTGGCCTTCCATTACCAGTGGCATCGCCAGGGAGATCAGCGGCAGCGTGCACGGCTTGACCTCGTTTCTCATCGGGGCCTTCATCGGTTTCTTCATCCTCATGTTCATCCTCGCCGACGACGGCACGATCAGGAAGTGGGTAGCAGGCAACCTTGGCGTTCCGCGTTCTACCGGCGAGATGATCATGAGCGAGGTCTACGCCTCGATCCGGGGGTATTTCAAGGGCACTACCATCATCGCCACCGTGGACACCGTGCTGGTCGTGGTGGCGTCCCTCATCCTGAGGCTCCCATTGGTGGGGGCCATAGCACTCGTGACCTTCGTTACCTGCTTCATCCCCTCATTCGGTGGATATATCGGGGGCGCTTTCGCGGTCATCATAGCGCTGGCGTCGCAAGGGCTGACCGCGGGTATTATCATGCTGGTCCTGGTCATCCTCATACATACCGTGATGCAGAACCCGGTGCAGGCCATCGCCTATGGCAAGACCCTGCAACTGCATCCCCTGGTAGCGTTGCTGGTGACACTGCTCGGGGCGGTTTTCGCGGGGATATTCGGGGCCATCCTGGCCGTGCCCATCACCGCTGTCTTCCTCAAGGTATCCCGCGAACTGAAACGGGTGCACGAAGAGGAGAGGGGCGGACCGCCCTGTGACGACCTGCTTGCCACAGCGGAGGAGGAATCCCCATGA
- a CDS encoding ASKHA domain-containing protein, translating into MEYTITLQPGGESFSCPGDQDLLTALHAAGIEVESICGGIGSCGKCRIRILEGKVTEPSLEEDGHLTAGQLDRGERLACQVYPEGDLTIEIPGSSLAAPQRLQLACELEVSGLDPVVRHHDLEVEMPDLPGDPGSDHLRVLEALRAVSPEEDISGADLEGLRSLPARLREERGAVRAVYRKGELLGLLAKARTPLGLAVDLGSTKIALFLYDLADGSLLASHGIVNPQVTRGEDIVTRIQYALDRDASRLGRLAVESINAALAGMLDGADRSRQDIYEMVLVGNTAMHHLFLALPVEQLAMSPYLPATDLPLEVKARDIGLLLNAAAVVYLPPPIAGYVGSDHLAAVTAARLWERPQPSLLLDIGTNTEVALHAGGRTLSCSCASGPAFEGGGLSQGMRAGDGAIERVSVDPAGGRPKLTVIGDAAPRGICGSGILSVLSSLMEIGAIDASGRMLEGSPFIERRGGEPVFFLSSQDADGSGGVAITQGDIREIQKAKGAIRAGVDALMAEAGMVHEDLKEIVIAGAFGTYIDPTDAVSLAILPPVPISLVNQVGNAAGAGACSMLLSAGARAEAEEVAKGIEYLELSSYPELSRLFAAGMYLSEEAVSKAKARFKL; encoded by the coding sequence GTGGAATACACCATAACCCTGCAGCCCGGCGGAGAGAGTTTCTCCTGCCCGGGCGACCAGGACCTCCTGACCGCCCTGCACGCGGCGGGTATAGAGGTTGAGAGCATCTGCGGGGGCATAGGTTCCTGCGGCAAGTGCCGCATCCGCATCCTGGAGGGAAAGGTGACCGAACCTAGCCTGGAGGAAGACGGCCACCTCACCGCCGGGCAGCTGGACCGGGGCGAGAGGCTGGCCTGTCAGGTCTATCCCGAGGGCGACCTGACCATAGAGATACCCGGCTCTTCCCTGGCCGCTCCACAGAGGCTCCAGCTCGCATGCGAGCTGGAGGTGAGCGGCCTCGACCCGGTAGTCCGCCACCACGACCTCGAGGTGGAGATGCCCGACCTGCCCGGCGACCCCGGCTCCGATCACCTGCGCGTGCTGGAGGCCTTGCGCGCGGTCTCCCCGGAGGAAGACATCTCCGGGGCCGACCTGGAGGGGCTGCGCTCTCTCCCCGCCCGCCTGCGCGAAGAGCGGGGTGCCGTACGTGCCGTTTACCGCAAGGGAGAACTCCTCGGGCTGCTCGCGAAGGCGCGGACACCCCTGGGCCTCGCCGTGGACCTGGGGAGCACCAAGATCGCCCTCTTCCTCTACGACCTCGCGGACGGAAGCTTGCTGGCCAGTCACGGCATCGTCAACCCGCAGGTGACGCGCGGCGAGGACATCGTCACCCGTATCCAGTACGCCCTTGACAGGGACGCGTCCCGTCTCGGACGGCTGGCGGTGGAGAGCATCAACGCCGCCCTCGCCGGGATGCTGGATGGTGCCGACCGGTCCCGGCAGGACATCTATGAGATGGTATTGGTGGGAAACACGGCCATGCACCACCTCTTCCTCGCCCTGCCGGTCGAACAGCTCGCCATGAGCCCCTACCTCCCCGCCACCGACCTGCCCCTGGAAGTGAAGGCCAGGGATATAGGGCTGCTCCTCAATGCGGCCGCCGTCGTCTACCTGCCGCCCCCCATCGCCGGCTACGTCGGCTCCGACCACCTGGCCGCGGTTACCGCTGCGCGCCTGTGGGAGAGGCCGCAGCCCAGCCTGCTCCTGGATATTGGCACCAACACCGAGGTGGCGCTGCACGCAGGGGGGCGCACGCTTTCGTGTTCCTGCGCTTCCGGACCCGCCTTCGAGGGAGGTGGGCTCAGTCAGGGGATGCGTGCTGGAGACGGCGCCATCGAAAGGGTGAGCGTCGATCCCGCAGGGGGCAGGCCAAAGCTCACGGTCATCGGGGATGCCGCCCCGCGGGGTATTTGCGGCTCGGGCATCCTCTCCGTGCTCTCGTCTCTCATGGAGATAGGGGCAATCGACGCCTCCGGCCGCATGCTGGAGGGCAGCCCCTTTATCGAGCGGCGCGGCGGGGAACCCGTCTTTTTCCTCTCTTCCCAGGATGCGGACGGCTCCGGAGGGGTTGCCATCACCCAGGGCGACATACGCGAGATACAGAAGGCCAAGGGCGCCATCAGGGCGGGCGTTGATGCCCTTATGGCAGAAGCTGGCATGGTACATGAGGACTTGAAGGAGATCGTCATCGCCGGTGCCTTCGGCACTTATATCGACCCCACCGACGCCGTCTCCCTGGCGATTCTCCCCCCCGTCCCCATCTCCCTGGTCAACCAGGTGGGAAACGCCGCGGGCGCCGGTGCCTGCTCGATGCTCCTCTCGGCGGGCGCCCGCGCCGAGGCAGAGGAAGTGGCTAAAGGCATCGAGTACCTGGAGCTTTCCTCCTATCCCGAGCTGAGCAGGCTTTTCGCGGCCGGGATGTACCTCTCCGAGGAAGCGGTGTCGAAAGCAAAAGCCCGCTTCAAACTCTAG
- a CDS encoding dihydropteroate synthase, whose protein sequence is MFATGDPTVIVGERINPTGRAALAEELRAGKLDRALADAAVQAEAGADYIDVNVGAPGVDEAALLPRLVVAVAEKTGLPVCVDSADPAALAAALASYRTPEAIVNSVTADNESMDAVLPLVGETGCYVIAMTKDRGGIPATAEERLARAERIVERAAAFGIPPERILVDCLTIPAATESGAATVTLRSISLIREKLGCPVALGASNISFGMPERPVINSAFLCLAVEAGLAAAIVNPLEPDLVLSIRAADFLLGKDRMGRAYLKYYRAHKT, encoded by the coding sequence ATGTTCGCAACAGGCGACCCGACGGTGATCGTCGGAGAGCGGATAAACCCCACCGGGCGCGCTGCCCTGGCCGAAGAGCTGCGCGCGGGCAAGCTGGACCGTGCGCTCGCGGACGCTGCCGTCCAGGCAGAGGCGGGGGCCGATTATATAGACGTGAACGTGGGCGCGCCAGGGGTGGACGAGGCGGCGCTGCTGCCCCGCCTGGTGGTGGCGGTGGCGGAGAAGACCGGCCTGCCCGTGTGCGTGGACTCCGCCGACCCCGCCGCCCTCGCCGCGGCACTGGCCTCTTACCGCACCCCGGAGGCCATCGTCAACTCCGTCACCGCGGACAACGAGAGCATGGACGCCGTGCTGCCCCTGGTGGGCGAGACGGGATGTTACGTGATCGCCATGACCAAGGACCGGGGGGGCATACCGGCCACCGCCGAGGAGCGCCTGGCCAGGGCGGAGCGCATCGTCGAGCGCGCTGCGGCCTTCGGCATCCCCCCGGAGCGCATCCTGGTGGACTGCCTGACCATCCCGGCCGCCACCGAGAGCGGTGCGGCCACCGTCACCTTGCGCTCCATATCCCTCATCCGGGAAAAGCTGGGGTGTCCGGTGGCCCTGGGCGCCTCCAACATCAGCTTCGGCATGCCGGAGCGGCCGGTCATCAACTCCGCCTTCCTCTGCCTTGCCGTAGAGGCCGGCCTGGCCGCGGCCATCGTCAACCCCCTGGAGCCGGACCTGGTGCTCTCCATCCGCGCCGCCGACTTCCTGCTGGGCAAGGACCGCATGGGGCGCGCTTACCTCAAGTACTACCGGGCCCATAAGACATGA
- a CDS encoding lysylphosphatidylglycerol synthase transmembrane domain-containing protein, producing the protein MEEEKRFEKERSLDRSRLRRGLVLAVALSAATLIVISLATLDRATFSALSDLSPGYLVLAAALSLGRWLWSVVRMQMLVVATGKSVPWRNIFKTVYAGYFTGLITPLRAGGVTGEMLFLYEYGLGAGEAVAVVSFGACISTALLMLLFPFAIWIARSFIDLSLSIQGVLFSALAVGLLYLALVLWAILRPHDTVGKTLLDHSPAFLRKRDWYRRFLSRLGGEIQSFAASLRQLARIGRARLVAVVVLTLLYWFTGFLAIPVAVVGLGYGSYFWQAVVAQLVVHILMPFVPTPGGSGIGEVGFLYVYKSVLPDIGVAGLLTLIWRFIDFYLGLLVGGAAFIMVMRDIARSPRRKTAAGEETDDRSIDIIETGPDATEQA; encoded by the coding sequence ATGGAAGAGGAGAAGCGGTTCGAGAAGGAGAGGTCCCTGGACCGTTCCAGGCTGCGCCGCGGCCTCGTGCTGGCGGTGGCCCTCTCGGCCGCCACCCTCATCGTCATCTCCCTGGCCACCCTGGACCGGGCCACTTTCAGCGCCCTCTCGGACCTCTCTCCCGGTTACCTGGTCCTGGCCGCCGCCCTCTCCCTGGGGCGCTGGCTCTGGTCCGTCGTGCGCATGCAAATGCTCGTGGTGGCCACGGGCAAGAGCGTGCCCTGGCGCAACATCTTCAAAACGGTCTATGCCGGCTATTTCACCGGGCTCATCACCCCCCTGCGGGCGGGCGGTGTCACCGGGGAGATGCTCTTTCTCTACGAATACGGGCTGGGCGCGGGGGAGGCGGTGGCGGTGGTCTCCTTCGGCGCCTGCATCTCCACCGCTCTGCTCATGTTGCTCTTCCCCTTCGCCATCTGGATCGCCAGAAGCTTCATCGACCTGTCACTCTCCATCCAGGGGGTCCTATTCTCCGCCCTGGCCGTCGGCCTGCTCTACCTGGCGCTGGTGCTGTGGGCCATCCTGCGACCCCACGACACCGTGGGCAAGACCCTGCTCGATCACTCCCCCGCTTTCCTGCGCAAGCGGGACTGGTACCGCCGCTTCCTCTCGCGGCTCGGAGGCGAGATACAGTCATTCGCAGCCTCCCTGCGGCAACTGGCGCGTATCGGAAGGGCCAGGCTGGTGGCGGTGGTCGTCCTGACCCTGCTCTACTGGTTCACGGGTTTTCTGGCCATCCCGGTCGCCGTGGTCGGGCTGGGGTACGGCTCGTACTTCTGGCAGGCGGTGGTGGCACAGCTGGTGGTACACATCCTCATGCCCTTCGTGCCCACCCCCGGGGGCAGCGGCATAGGCGAGGTAGGTTTCCTGTACGTCTACAAGAGCGTCCTGCCCGACATCGGCGTGGCGGGCCTGCTTACCCTCATCTGGCGGTTCATCGACTTCTACCTCGGGCTCCTGGTGGGAGGAGCGGCATTTATCATGGTCATGCGCGATATCGCCCGTTCTCCCCGGCGTAAGACCGCCGCGGGCGAGGAAACCGATGACCGCTCTATTGATATAATCGAGACGGGCCCGGATGCCACGGAGCAGGCGTGA